A genomic segment from Blastococcus sp. PRF04-17 encodes:
- a CDS encoding SpoIIE family protein phosphatase, whose translation MSEVPGDRSSGEPLPTDYAAIFRAMPTPYLVMTPDLVIADANPAYLRTTGRSLEELVGRPVFEAFPGNPNDSDPDGGAGKIRASFERALSTGRIDTMELQEYDIPDGRGGFDKRFWSLISIPVLDATGGRRYVIQRAEDITDYVLAQRTGGENGSRDAEWRRRVLEVESDLHTRALELAASREAEVATARRLAALAGVALDLASAETIDDLVRIITEGGLEALGAHGAAMGVREGVDGLRLVRTGGFAQGRGRYGDLPLTSPLPATVAARSGRTVVLPDRAAGIVFAKENADVFASTGTEACVALPLQAGARVLGSLTVGWSQRRAFTSQDVELLEAFAAQCAQVLDRIQTRQAEQAANAAVRGMAEALQRSLLTEPPELADLEIAVRYVPAAEQAQVGGDWYDAFLVADGSTMLVIGDVSGHDRHAAAAMAQVRNVLRGVAHSQPESPARVLSALDHALGDLAVDTLATAVLARVGRVADGHLLRWSNAGHPPPLLLGSDGAVTLLEREPNRLLGVEADARREEHSTPLPAGATLLLYTDGLIERRGATLDAGLAWLIDALAGMQQVPLDELCDRLLAVLPRALDDDVALLALRSAG comes from the coding sequence GTGAGCGAGGTGCCGGGCGACCGGTCGTCCGGCGAGCCGCTCCCGACCGACTACGCGGCGATCTTCCGGGCCATGCCGACGCCCTACCTGGTGATGACGCCCGACCTGGTCATCGCCGACGCCAATCCCGCCTACCTCCGCACGACCGGCCGTTCCCTCGAGGAGCTCGTCGGCCGCCCCGTGTTCGAGGCCTTCCCGGGCAACCCGAACGACTCCGATCCCGACGGCGGGGCGGGGAAGATCAGGGCCAGCTTCGAGCGCGCCCTGAGCACGGGCCGCATCGACACCATGGAGCTGCAGGAGTACGACATCCCCGACGGCCGGGGCGGGTTCGACAAGCGCTTCTGGAGCCTGATCAGCATCCCCGTGCTGGACGCGACCGGCGGTCGCCGCTACGTCATCCAGCGGGCCGAGGACATCACCGACTACGTCCTCGCCCAGCGCACCGGAGGCGAGAACGGCAGCCGCGACGCCGAGTGGCGTCGTCGCGTGCTGGAGGTCGAGTCCGACCTGCACACCCGCGCGCTGGAGCTGGCGGCCTCGCGCGAGGCGGAAGTGGCGACGGCCCGCCGGCTGGCGGCGCTGGCCGGTGTGGCGCTGGACCTGGCCTCCGCCGAGACCATCGACGACCTCGTCCGCATCATCACCGAGGGCGGGCTGGAGGCACTGGGGGCCCATGGGGCCGCGATGGGCGTCCGCGAGGGCGTCGACGGGCTCCGGCTGGTGCGCACCGGTGGCTTCGCGCAGGGACGGGGCCGGTACGGCGACCTGCCCCTGACCTCGCCGCTGCCGGCCACCGTGGCCGCCCGCAGCGGCCGCACCGTCGTCCTGCCCGACCGCGCGGCGGGCATCGTGTTCGCGAAGGAGAACGCCGACGTCTTCGCCTCCACCGGTACCGAGGCGTGCGTCGCGCTGCCCCTGCAGGCCGGTGCCCGCGTCCTGGGGTCGCTCACGGTCGGCTGGTCGCAGCGGCGGGCCTTCACGTCGCAGGACGTCGAGCTGCTCGAGGCCTTCGCCGCGCAGTGCGCGCAGGTGCTCGACCGCATCCAGACCCGCCAGGCCGAGCAGGCGGCGAACGCGGCGGTGCGTGGCATGGCCGAGGCGCTGCAGCGCAGTCTGCTGACCGAGCCGCCGGAGCTGGCTGACCTCGAGATCGCCGTGCGCTACGTGCCGGCGGCCGAGCAGGCCCAGGTCGGCGGTGACTGGTACGACGCGTTCCTCGTCGCCGACGGCAGCACGATGCTGGTCATCGGCGACGTCTCCGGGCACGACCGCCACGCGGCGGCGGCCATGGCGCAGGTGCGCAACGTCCTGCGCGGTGTCGCGCACAGCCAGCCGGAGTCACCCGCGCGCGTGCTGAGCGCGCTGGACCACGCGCTCGGCGATCTCGCCGTCGACACGCTCGCCACCGCCGTGCTGGCCCGGGTTGGACGGGTCGCGGACGGGCACCTGCTGCGGTGGTCGAACGCCGGCCACCCGCCACCGCTCCTGCTGGGGTCCGACGGCGCGGTCACGCTCCTGGAGCGGGAGCCGAACCGGCTGCTCGGCGTCGAAGCGGACGCTCGGCGGGAGGAGCACTCCACGCCACTGCCCGCGGGGGCGACGCTGCTGCTCTACACCGACGGGCTGATCGAGCGCCGGGGAGCGACCCTCGACGCCGGCCTCGCGTGGCTGATCGACGCGCTGGCCGGCATGCAGCAGGTGCCTCTCGACGAGCTCTGCGACCGGTTGCTCGCCGTGCTGCCCCGGGCGCTGGACGACGACGTGGCGCTGCTGGCCCTGCGGTCGGCGGGCTGA
- a CDS encoding protein kinase domain-containing protein, with translation MVEPGRRCLGDRYELHQLIASGGMGQVWQGHDIALHRPVAVKVLRSEYTGDPTFLARFRAEAQHAASLSHPNIAAVFDYGEEIAQDGTGETLAYLVMELVDGEPLSALLAREGALSTETTLSLLRQTAFALGEAHRAGMVHRDVKPGNVLVRPDGSVKITDFGIAHSARSVALTRTGQVIGTPQYLSPEQAEGRPATPASDVYALGLIGYECLVGRPAFEGDNPVTIALMQVRQEPEPLPGELPEDVRELICRALVKDADERYADGDAFVAAIDAIRAGRPLPAATTRAVPAAVVPPPRTDAADTRAVSRPPRDPRRGRIAMVLLPLLGLLAGAGIAVALVQALTDSSPGAPANAAEQRDAGSIVLDAADFVGDPVGEVAERLTALGLDVELRSERRADAVPDRVTAVEPDGEPLSPGDTVVVTYAIGPSGVEGGGEGSSGGAGVTGAAVGGSATTGGGPTEDSAGGPTEGAADDGAAQPTDGAAEETLPATPTDSETQAPETSTPSEPATESPTTTTPAPSTSAGTSSAPATSDTATG, from the coding sequence GTGGTGGAACCAGGACGACGGTGCCTGGGCGACCGCTACGAACTGCACCAGCTGATCGCCTCCGGCGGCATGGGCCAGGTCTGGCAGGGACATGACATCGCCCTGCACCGCCCGGTCGCCGTCAAGGTCCTTCGCAGCGAGTACACCGGTGACCCGACGTTCCTCGCCCGCTTCCGGGCCGAGGCCCAGCACGCCGCATCGCTGAGCCACCCCAACATCGCCGCCGTCTTCGACTACGGCGAGGAGATCGCCCAGGACGGCACGGGGGAGACCCTCGCCTATCTCGTCATGGAGCTCGTGGACGGTGAACCCCTGTCCGCGCTGCTCGCGCGCGAGGGTGCGCTGTCCACCGAGACCACGCTCTCGCTGCTGCGGCAGACCGCCTTCGCCCTCGGCGAGGCGCACCGGGCGGGCATGGTGCACCGCGACGTGAAGCCGGGCAACGTCCTGGTCCGTCCCGACGGCAGTGTCAAGATCACCGACTTCGGTATCGCCCACTCGGCCAGGAGCGTCGCGCTCACCCGGACCGGTCAGGTCATCGGAACGCCTCAGTACCTCTCCCCGGAGCAGGCCGAGGGACGCCCGGCCACGCCGGCCAGTGATGTCTACGCCCTGGGTCTGATCGGCTACGAGTGCCTCGTGGGGCGCCCCGCCTTCGAGGGCGACAACCCCGTCACCATCGCGCTCATGCAGGTCCGGCAGGAGCCCGAGCCGCTGCCCGGTGAACTGCCCGAGGACGTGCGCGAGCTGATCTGCCGGGCGCTGGTCAAGGACGCCGACGAGCGCTACGCCGACGGCGACGCCTTCGTCGCGGCCATCGATGCCATCCGGGCCGGTCGACCACTGCCGGCCGCCACCACCCGCGCCGTCCCCGCCGCGGTGGTTCCCCCGCCGCGCACCGATGCCGCGGACACCCGTGCGGTCAGCCGCCCTCCGCGGGACCCGCGCCGCGGGCGGATCGCCATGGTCCTGCTGCCGCTGCTCGGGTTGCTCGCCGGAGCCGGCATCGCCGTGGCGCTGGTCCAGGCGCTCACCGACTCGTCCCCCGGTGCGCCGGCCAATGCCGCCGAGCAGCGGGACGCAGGTTCCATCGTGCTCGACGCCGCGGACTTCGTCGGCGACCCGGTCGGGGAGGTCGCGGAGCGGCTGACGGCCCTGGGGCTGGACGTCGAACTCCGCTCGGAACGCCGTGCCGACGCCGTTCCGGACAGGGTCACGGCCGTGGAGCCCGACGGCGAGCCGCTGTCGCCCGGCGACACCGTCGTGGTCACCTACGCCATCGGGCCGAGCGGCGTCGAGGGCGGCGGCGAGGGTTCCTCCGGTGGCGCGGGGGTGACCGGTGCGGCCGTCGGCGGGTCGGCCACGACCGGCGGCGGCCCGACCGAGGACAGTGCCGGTGGGCCGACCGAGGGAGCCGCCGACGACGGGGCGGCGCAGCCCACCGACGGCGCGGCCGAGGAGACGCTGCCCGCCACGCCGACCGACTCCGAGACACAGGCGCCGGAGACCAGCACGCCGAGCGAGCCAGCCACCGAGTCCCCGACCACCACGACGCCGGCTCCGTCGACGAGCGCGGGGACGTCGTCGGCCCCGGCGACGTCCGACACCGCGACCGGGTGA
- a CDS encoding acyl-CoA dehydrogenase family protein, which yields MTGTHEVTNQVPPLIGHDPIAGDTVLAEACVRHADEAALASLAELGRLAGGEQAQEWGRLADENPPKLRTHDRFGHRIEEVEFHPAWHELMRTSVEHGLAGAPWTDPGPHAHVRRAVGYFGWTQNEMGHGCPITMTYAAVPALRGTPALAARFEPGLTAREYAFGLAEPTGKPGLIAGMGMTEKQGGSDVRANTTRAVPQADGSYLLTGHKWFTSAPMSDLFLVLAQLEEGVSCFAVPRVLPDGSRNVLRLQRLKDKLGDRSNASSEVEFDGTTGWLVGEPGRGVPAIIEMVNTTRLDCVLGSAATVRAALTQGVHHARHRRAFGALLADQPLMQNVLADLAVESEAATALAIRLAAALDAGEGAFLRLAGAAAKFWVCKRTPGVVAEAMEVLGGNGYVEESGLPRLYRQAPLNSIWEGSGNVIALDVLRAMGRSSESLAAVSAEIELARGVDGRFDDAVKRLHAELGDPEALPFRARRVAGLLALCLQGSLLLRYAPAAVADVFCATRLGGDWAAVLGTLPAGPAVGKIVERASIRPV from the coding sequence ATGACGGGCACGCACGAGGTGACCAACCAGGTCCCGCCGCTGATCGGCCACGACCCGATCGCCGGCGACACGGTCCTCGCGGAGGCCTGCGTCCGGCACGCCGACGAGGCCGCCCTGGCCTCGTTGGCGGAGCTCGGCCGGCTGGCCGGCGGCGAGCAGGCCCAGGAGTGGGGCCGGCTGGCCGACGAGAACCCGCCGAAGCTGCGCACCCACGACAGGTTCGGGCACCGGATCGAGGAGGTGGAGTTCCACCCGGCGTGGCACGAGCTGATGCGCACGTCGGTCGAGCACGGCCTCGCCGGCGCCCCGTGGACCGATCCCGGCCCCCACGCCCACGTGCGCCGGGCGGTCGGGTACTTCGGCTGGACGCAGAACGAGATGGGCCACGGCTGCCCGATCACGATGACCTACGCCGCCGTCCCCGCACTCCGCGGTACGCCCGCCCTGGCTGCGCGTTTCGAGCCGGGCCTGACCGCGCGGGAGTACGCGTTCGGGCTGGCCGAACCCACCGGCAAGCCCGGGCTGATCGCGGGCATGGGCATGACCGAGAAGCAGGGCGGGTCCGACGTCCGCGCAAACACGACGCGCGCCGTTCCGCAGGCGGACGGGAGCTACCTCCTGACCGGCCACAAGTGGTTCACCTCGGCGCCGATGAGCGACCTGTTCCTCGTGCTGGCCCAGCTCGAGGAGGGTGTCTCGTGCTTCGCCGTCCCCCGGGTGCTCCCCGACGGGTCGCGCAACGTCCTCCGGCTGCAGCGGCTCAAGGACAAGCTCGGCGACCGCTCGAACGCCTCCAGCGAGGTCGAGTTCGACGGGACGACGGGCTGGCTGGTGGGGGAGCCCGGCCGGGGTGTGCCCGCGATCATCGAGATGGTCAACACGACGCGGCTGGACTGCGTGCTGGGCTCGGCGGCGACGGTCCGGGCCGCGCTCACCCAGGGTGTGCACCACGCCCGGCACCGCCGGGCGTTCGGAGCCCTGCTGGCCGATCAGCCGCTCATGCAGAACGTGCTCGCCGACCTGGCCGTCGAGAGCGAGGCGGCCACCGCTCTGGCGATCCGCCTCGCTGCCGCGCTGGACGCCGGGGAGGGGGCGTTCCTACGCCTCGCCGGGGCCGCGGCGAAGTTCTGGGTCTGCAAGCGGACGCCGGGCGTCGTCGCCGAGGCGATGGAGGTGCTCGGCGGCAACGGGTACGTCGAGGAGTCGGGGCTGCCGCGGCTCTACCGCCAGGCGCCGCTGAACTCGATCTGGGAGGGGTCGGGCAACGTCATCGCCCTCGACGTGCTGCGGGCGATGGGCCGCTCGTCGGAGTCGCTGGCCGCCGTCTCCGCCGAGATCGAGCTCGCGCGGGGAGTCGACGGCCGGTTCGACGACGCGGTGAAGCGGCTGCACGCCGAGCTCGGCGACCCCGAGGCGCTGCCCTTCCGGGCTCGCCGCGTGGCCGGTCTGCTGGCTCTGTGCCTGCAGGGTTCCCTGCTGCTGCGGTACGCCCCCGCTGCGGTCGCGGATGTGTTCTGCGCCACACGGCTGGGGGGT
- a CDS encoding serine/threonine-protein kinase yields MTAAAPALLGNRYELCELLATGGMGQVWRARDVLLSREVAVKVLRSEFTGDPTFVARFRAEAQHAAVLAHRNIATVHDYGEAPAGPEEVAYLVMELVHGEALSDLLAREGRLDVERTLDVLRQTAAALAAAHRAGVVHRDVKPGNVLVGVDGVVTITDFGIAWSASSVPLTKTGQVVGTAHYLSPEQAAGGKATSASDVYALGLIGYECLAGRRAFDGENPVQIALRQLREVPGPLPADVPENLRRLIERALVKDPTRRFPDGAAFRDAVDDVRAGRMLPRAPRDGGTHLLPAVGRAATVRRRPLLVPALALLAGAGIAVAASHVLGSPPAAPAVATETGPTTPAAVLLAAGDHVGRPVGEVQAALAALGLAVELIAVETAGSPPGTVTGITPVGAVAVGERIAVSYAVAPPVPAPPSAPASVPTEVAAAVPERPAGETAAGGTAEDEAKGTAKGTAKATAKDRAKGRGGSDEGSGGRGRGNGP; encoded by the coding sequence ATGACCGCAGCGGCGCCCGCCCTGCTCGGGAACCGATACGAACTGTGCGAGCTCCTGGCCACCGGTGGCATGGGGCAGGTGTGGCGGGCGCGGGACGTCCTGCTGAGCCGCGAGGTCGCCGTGAAGGTGCTGCGCAGCGAGTTCACCGGCGATCCCACGTTCGTCGCCCGCTTCCGGGCGGAGGCGCAGCACGCCGCCGTCCTCGCGCACCGCAACATCGCCACGGTGCACGACTACGGCGAGGCGCCGGCCGGCCCGGAGGAGGTCGCCTACCTGGTGATGGAACTCGTCCACGGTGAGGCGCTGTCGGACCTGCTGGCCCGCGAGGGGCGGCTCGACGTCGAGCGCACCCTGGACGTCCTGCGGCAGACCGCCGCCGCGCTGGCCGCCGCTCACCGGGCAGGCGTGGTGCACCGCGACGTGAAGCCGGGCAACGTCCTGGTCGGCGTCGACGGCGTCGTCACGATCACCGACTTCGGCATCGCCTGGTCGGCGTCCAGCGTGCCGTTGACGAAGACCGGGCAGGTGGTCGGCACCGCGCACTACCTCTCACCGGAGCAGGCGGCCGGTGGCAAGGCGACCTCGGCCAGCGACGTCTACGCGCTCGGGTTGATCGGCTACGAGTGCCTGGCCGGTCGGCGCGCCTTCGACGGGGAGAACCCCGTCCAGATCGCCCTGCGACAGCTCCGCGAGGTGCCCGGCCCGCTCCCGGCGGACGTTCCCGAGAACCTCCGCCGGCTGATCGAGCGGGCCCTGGTCAAGGACCCGACCCGACGGTTCCCCGACGGCGCGGCGTTCCGGGACGCCGTGGACGACGTCCGGGCCGGCCGGATGCTGCCTCGCGCACCCCGGGACGGCGGCACCCACCTGCTGCCCGCCGTCGGCCGGGCGGCGACCGTGCGTCGCCGCCCGCTGCTCGTCCCGGCCCTGGCCCTCCTCGCGGGGGCGGGGATCGCGGTCGCGGCGTCCCACGTCCTGGGCTCACCTCCTGCTGCGCCGGCCGTCGCGACGGAGACGGGCCCGACGACGCCGGCTGCGGTCCTCCTCGCCGCGGGGGACCACGTCGGCCGGCCCGTCGGCGAGGTCCAGGCGGCGCTCGCCGCGCTGGGCCTCGCGGTCGAGCTGATCGCCGTCGAGACGGCCGGCTCCCCGCCGGGGACCGTCACCGGCATCACGCCGGTCGGCGCCGTGGCCGTGGGTGAGCGCATCGCGGTGTCGTACGCCGTCGCCCCGCCGGTCCCCGCCCCGCCGTCCGCCCCGGCGTCGGTCCCCACGGAGGTCGCCGCTGCCGTGCCGGAGCGACCGGCGGGGGAGACGGCTGCCGGCGGCACGGCGGAGGACGAGGCGAAGGGCACGGCGAAGGGCACGGCGAAGGCCACGGCGAAGGACAGGGCGAAGGGCAGGGGTGGGAGCGACGAGGGCAGCGGCGGCAGGGGTCGGGGGAACGGCCCCTGA
- a CDS encoding GlsB/YeaQ/YmgE family stress response membrane protein has protein sequence MIIQILGLILIGAVIGVLARVLRPGKQHMSMLATVGLGIVGAIIGGLIGSLFNDETGIFELNVLGFIIAVVAAFLLVGVAEGLSGRGNRAVR, from the coding sequence GTGATCATTCAGATCCTGGGGCTGATCCTCATCGGCGCCGTCATCGGCGTGCTGGCGCGGGTACTGCGCCCCGGTAAGCAGCACATGAGCATGCTCGCGACCGTCGGGCTCGGCATCGTCGGCGCGATCATCGGTGGCCTGATCGGCAGCCTCTTCAACGACGAGACCGGCATCTTCGAGCTCAACGTGCTCGGCTTCATCATCGCCGTCGTCGCCGCGTTCCTGCTGGTGGGCGTCGCCGAGGGCCTGTCGGGCCGCGGCAACCGCGCGGTCCGCTGA
- a CDS encoding class E sortase: MSTAVHPDTTRAASSDGEERPAARRTGDLARTLARGVGQTLLTVGFVVLLFVAYQLWFTDVLAAREQQQLAEEIQEQWASAPTVEQPAAPPAPAAGAPTQAPAAAPEPAPPAIDVAVGQPFSILHVPALGEEYARVVVEGVSQVELAQGPGHYIGTAMPGEQGNFAVAGHRVGHGAPFLDLDTLRPGDPIVVETEGHWFTYRVLGDPTTGDFSTDPSGIPGRRIVHPTDVAVISPTPGGTADEPASGAYLTLTTCHPKYSAQQRLIIHAALDGAPLSKATAPDGPSALNG, from the coding sequence GTGAGCACCGCAGTGCACCCCGACACCACCCGCGCCGCCTCGTCGGACGGCGAGGAGCGGCCGGCTGCCCGGCGCACCGGGGATCTCGCCCGCACGCTCGCCCGCGGAGTGGGTCAGACGCTGCTCACGGTCGGGTTCGTCGTGCTGCTGTTCGTGGCGTACCAGTTGTGGTTCACCGACGTGCTCGCGGCCCGGGAGCAGCAGCAGCTCGCCGAGGAGATCCAGGAGCAGTGGGCCTCCGCGCCCACCGTCGAGCAGCCCGCGGCGCCGCCGGCGCCCGCCGCCGGGGCACCGACCCAGGCGCCCGCCGCGGCTCCGGAACCGGCGCCGCCGGCGATCGACGTCGCGGTCGGCCAGCCCTTCTCGATCCTGCACGTCCCCGCGCTGGGAGAGGAGTACGCGCGGGTCGTCGTCGAGGGCGTCTCCCAGGTCGAACTGGCTCAGGGACCGGGTCACTACATCGGCACGGCGATGCCCGGCGAACAGGGCAACTTCGCCGTCGCCGGCCACCGCGTCGGTCATGGCGCCCCGTTCCTCGACCTGGACACGCTGCGGCCAGGCGATCCCATCGTGGTGGAGACCGAGGGGCACTGGTTCACCTACCGGGTGCTGGGCGACCCCACCACGGGCGACTTCTCCACCGATCCGAGCGGGATCCCGGGACGCCGGATCGTGCATCCGACCGACGTGGCAGTCATCTCGCCGACCCCCGGCGGCACGGCCGACGAGCCGGCGAGCGGCGCCTACCTCACCCTGACGACCTGTCACCCCAAGTACTCGGCGCAGCAGCGGCTGATCATCCACGCGGCGCTCGACGGGGCGCCGTTGAGCAAGGCCACCGCCCCCGACGGACCGTCGGCGCTGAACGGCTGA
- a CDS encoding competence/damage-inducible protein A, with the protein MGTRAGIVVTGTEVLTGRVADRNGPWLAERLRLLGVDLGHVVVVGDRPEDLQAALVFLAGTGVDLIITSGGLGPTADDLTAEVVAAFQGRPTALDPELEGRIGEIAERLTARRGWRADPAATAAGVRKQAHVPVGATVLEPVGTAPGLVVPPAEGRSGPTVVVLPGPPGELQGMWPAAVAAAATQAAVAGRTELRQETVRLWGTLEAQLAATMREHEAELADLEITTCLRDGELEIVTRFAPEAQTAYDRFGAVLADVYGSTLFSTGPTLDELVARGFADRELTVATAESCTGGLLAARLTERPGSSAWVLGGITAYANSAKELLLDVPGEVLERHGAVSSEVAAALADGARARFGADIGVGITGVAGPGGGTPEKPVGTVHVCVSGPDGREARHLRLPGDRATVRERSVTMAMHLLRAVLVGGPPA; encoded by the coding sequence GTGGGAACGCGCGCCGGCATCGTCGTGACCGGGACCGAGGTGCTCACCGGGCGGGTCGCCGACCGCAACGGCCCGTGGCTGGCCGAGCGACTGCGGCTGCTCGGCGTCGACCTCGGCCACGTCGTCGTCGTGGGCGACCGCCCGGAGGACCTGCAGGCCGCACTGGTTTTCCTCGCCGGCACCGGGGTCGACCTGATCATCACCTCCGGTGGGCTCGGTCCCACCGCCGACGACCTGACGGCGGAGGTCGTGGCCGCGTTCCAGGGGCGCCCCACGGCCCTCGATCCCGAGCTCGAGGGGCGGATCGGCGAGATCGCCGAGCGGCTCACGGCCCGTCGCGGCTGGCGTGCCGATCCGGCGGCGACGGCGGCCGGCGTCCGCAAGCAGGCGCACGTGCCCGTAGGCGCCACGGTGCTGGAGCCGGTGGGCACGGCGCCCGGCCTGGTCGTCCCCCCGGCCGAGGGCCGGTCCGGACCGACGGTCGTGGTCCTGCCGGGCCCTCCCGGGGAGCTGCAGGGCATGTGGCCGGCGGCCGTGGCCGCCGCGGCGACTCAGGCGGCCGTCGCGGGCCGCACGGAGCTGCGGCAGGAGACGGTGCGGCTCTGGGGCACGCTCGAGGCGCAGCTGGCCGCGACCATGCGGGAGCACGAGGCGGAGCTGGCCGACCTCGAGATCACCACCTGCCTGCGGGACGGCGAACTCGAGATCGTCACCCGGTTCGCGCCCGAGGCGCAGACCGCGTATGACCGGTTCGGCGCCGTGCTGGCCGACGTCTACGGCTCGACGCTCTTCTCGACCGGCCCGACCCTCGACGAACTCGTGGCGCGGGGCTTCGCAGATCGGGAGCTGACCGTCGCGACGGCCGAGTCGTGCACCGGCGGTCTGCTGGCGGCCCGGCTGACCGAGCGGCCGGGCTCGTCGGCGTGGGTGCTCGGCGGGATCACGGCGTACGCCAACTCCGCCAAGGAGCTGCTGCTCGACGTCCCTGGCGAGGTGCTCGAGCGGCACGGCGCGGTGAGCTCCGAGGTGGCCGCCGCCCTGGCCGACGGTGCCCGCGCGCGGTTCGGCGCCGACATCGGCGTCGGTATCACCGGCGTCGCCGGTCCGGGCGGAGGTACGCCGGAGAAACCGGTCGGCACCGTGCACGTGTGCGTCTCCGGCCCGGACGGACGCGAGGCGAGGCACCTGCGCCTGCCGGGGGACCGGGCGACCGTGCGGGAACGATCCGTCACGATGGCGATGCACCTGCTCCGTGCGGTGCTGGTGGGCGGGCCGCCGGCCTGA
- a CDS encoding enoyl-CoA hydratase-related protein, with product MTREDADDVATLTLRRPGLSHATRGDLLAAVQAIADDENVRAVLLTGTGRAFCVGQDLAEHVESLRGDAARSLSVVEDEYNPLVLALAALRVPVVVGINGACAGAGLGIALAGDLRVAAAGAKFTTAFTGIGLSSDSALAARLVHTVGASRAAQLLLLPEPFPAEKAEEWGLVHRVVPPEQVHAEAFALASRLAHGPTAAYRAVKTVLATAATDTLEETLALEARLQTELGQTADHTEAVEAFLAKRAPEFTGR from the coding sequence GTGACCCGGGAGGACGCCGACGACGTCGCCACGCTCACGCTGCGACGGCCCGGGTTGTCGCACGCGACGCGCGGCGACCTGCTCGCCGCCGTGCAGGCGATCGCCGACGACGAGAACGTGCGCGCGGTGCTGCTGACCGGTACGGGGCGGGCCTTCTGCGTGGGACAGGACCTCGCCGAGCACGTGGAGTCGCTGCGCGGTGACGCCGCCCGCTCCCTCTCGGTGGTGGAGGACGAGTACAACCCGCTGGTGCTGGCGTTGGCCGCACTGCGGGTGCCGGTGGTGGTCGGCATCAACGGCGCCTGCGCGGGGGCCGGACTGGGCATCGCACTGGCCGGCGACCTGCGGGTCGCGGCGGCCGGCGCCAAGTTCACCACGGCGTTCACCGGCATCGGGCTGTCCAGCGACTCGGCGCTGGCGGCCCGGCTGGTGCACACCGTCGGTGCCTCACGGGCGGCTCAGCTCCTGCTGCTGCCCGAGCCCTTCCCGGCCGAGAAGGCCGAGGAGTGGGGTCTGGTCCACCGTGTCGTTCCGCCCGAGCAGGTCCACGCGGAGGCGTTCGCTCTGGCCAGCCGGCTGGCGCACGGGCCGACGGCCGCCTATCGGGCGGTCAAGACGGTGCTGGCCACCGCCGCCACGGACACGCTCGAGGAGACCTTGGCCCTCGAGGCCCGGCTGCAGACGGAGCTCGGGCAGACCGCGGACCACACCGAGGCGGTCGAGGCGTTCCTGGCCAAGCGGGCACCGGAGTTCACCGGCCGCTGA
- a CDS encoding MBL fold metallo-hydrolase → MELTKHGHACVVLSDGERRLVIDPGAFTEPAALDAATAVLITHEHPDHFVPDRIRAALEADPALQVWTNKSVAAQLEGLGGRVHVVGDGDAVSVAGFDVTVHGELHAEIHPDVPRIANIGFLVGGQVFHPGDALTVPEEPVATLLLPVHAPWSRAADVIDYVRAVQADQAFAVHDGLLSDTGLNVLGGLLGERGPGTPTPYSRLAPGDSVEL, encoded by the coding sequence ATGGAGCTGACCAAGCACGGGCACGCGTGCGTCGTCCTCAGCGACGGAGAGCGAAGGCTCGTCATCGACCCGGGTGCGTTCACCGAGCCGGCCGCGCTGGACGCCGCGACGGCGGTGCTGATCACCCACGAGCATCCCGACCACTTCGTGCCGGACCGGATCCGGGCAGCGCTCGAGGCCGATCCGGCGCTCCAGGTGTGGACCAACAAGTCCGTGGCGGCCCAGCTGGAGGGGCTGGGCGGGCGGGTGCACGTGGTGGGCGACGGCGACGCGGTATCGGTCGCGGGCTTCGACGTCACGGTGCACGGGGAGCTGCACGCGGAGATCCACCCCGACGTCCCGCGGATCGCCAACATCGGGTTCCTGGTGGGCGGCCAGGTATTCCACCCCGGCGACGCCCTGACCGTCCCGGAGGAGCCGGTCGCGACGCTGCTGCTGCCGGTCCACGCCCCGTGGTCGCGGGCGGCCGACGTCATCGACTACGTGCGGGCGGTGCAGGCCGACCAGGCCTTCGCCGTCCACGACGGACTGCTCAGCGACACGGGCCTCAACGTCCTCGGCGGTCTGCTGGGCGAGCGCGGACCGGGCACACCCACGCCCTACAGCCGGCTGGCCCCGGGGGACTCGGTCGAGCTCTGA
- a CDS encoding SRPBCC family protein, which translates to MSTTTATGVREVPQPRAEVWRALAVLEPYCSVCDVSYVVAAGASPGVGTTFVCAPGRLDGAAPKAGAPRGEIVDWAPPRVVATRLELTPEVWTTRIELADTAGGGTRVTMTITHEPTTGGRMLRRLQRVALRRLVQRTVDAELEKVPAHLARAGG; encoded by the coding sequence ATGAGCACGACCACGGCGACCGGCGTGCGCGAGGTCCCCCAGCCGCGGGCGGAGGTCTGGCGGGCCCTCGCCGTCCTCGAGCCCTACTGCTCGGTCTGCGACGTCTCCTACGTCGTGGCCGCCGGGGCGTCCCCGGGCGTCGGGACGACGTTCGTCTGCGCTCCCGGCCGGCTCGACGGGGCGGCGCCGAAGGCAGGCGCACCACGGGGCGAGATCGTCGACTGGGCCCCGCCGCGCGTGGTCGCCACCCGGCTGGAGCTGACGCCGGAGGTGTGGACGACCCGTATCGAGCTCGCCGACACGGCCGGAGGGGGGACGCGGGTGACCATGACCATCACCCACGAGCCCACCACGGGTGGCCGGATGCTCCGCCGGCTGCAGCGGGTGGCGCTGCGCAGGTTGGTGCAGCGCACGGTGGACGCCGAGCTGGAGAAGGTGCCGGCGCACCTGGCCCGCGCCGGCGGGTGA